The Candidatus Stygibacter australis nucleotide sequence TCTTCCAAATCAAAAATCAGCTTTATGTTCATAAAGAGGTGTCTTCAGCCAGGTGGATAAAAGCTGGATATAAAGAAAATGAGCAGCATTTAATGGAAAATTTCATCAAACACTCCTGGCTTCCATCCACAAATCTAAAAGTTAATCTGCTGAAGTATATGTTTACATCCGATAAGAAATCAAGCGATTATTTTATATTCCTGCCTGTAATTGATTGAAATCAATCCCTGTTGACCTGGTTACTATTTAGAAACCTTTCGCAAAAAACTAAAAAAAAATGGCGCCCCAGACGCGATTCGAACACATGACCTTTTCCTTAGGAGGGAACTGCTCTATCCAGCTGAGCTACTGGGGCGCTCTACTGATACCCAAAAATTACCCTCCGTACTCAGTGTCAAGCATTTAGTCTGACCTGTATCCCCTGGAAACTATTATTTATTTGCTTCTAAGTTGCAGTATTTGAACTCATTATCAAGTAAATGAGTCGGGCTTTACGGAGAATATCATTGGGGATTGAGCCATTCATGACTTTAAATACCGGTTTTAAGAATTCGGTACCTAAGCTTTGGATATATGGGAAGGAAGCTTCTATCTCGTTCAGGTTAGGGAAATCATCACGATGATCAGGAATTCTATCCAGTTTATGTTCTGCTTTTCTTTTTTGAACTACCTTTTTTAAAAATTTCTGTGATACTATGCTCTGCAGCATATTTCTGGAGAAGGGGAAGAAATAAAGGAGCATAAGATCTTGCTTTGATCTCACCTATACCGTGAATACTTAGCAGGCTTTCTTCTGACTGGGGGAAATAATATGCCAGTTCATGAAGAGTTTTATCAGGAAATACCACATAAGGTGGAATATTTTTCTGATCAGCGATCTTTTTACGTTTTGCACGCAGCAGTTCAAAGAGATTTTGATCATAATCGAGTTTGATTTTCTCTGCCGGAATTGGTTTTTCTGGTTTATGTTCGGGACGCAATTTACCCATATAAGATGATTTTCCGTGCATAATTTCCCAGGCAGAGGGG carries:
- a CDS encoding RQC domain-containing protein, whose protein sequence is NYREPNCQNCDNCLTSDQEKTDLTVPVQKFLSCVWRTGELFGANYIINILRGSTEKRILENHHDQLSTYNIGTDLSKRQWNELYSKLISARIILREEHYGSLKLTPSAWEIMHGKSSYMGKLRPEHKPEKPIPAEKIKLDYDQNLFELLRAKRKKIADQKNIPPYVVFPDKTLHELAYYFPQSEESLLSIHGIGEIKARSYAPLFLPLLQKYAAEHSITEIFKKGSSKKKSRT